From the Plectropomus leopardus isolate mb chromosome 20, YSFRI_Pleo_2.0, whole genome shotgun sequence genome, the window gaaacctgagtaaaaaGGCCTGATTCCTTccaagaaaaaaggaagaaagtaagggtaacttaacaaaaaataccCATaatattggcaagaaattacgaaaaattacaagaaaattacctgaagatttGCACACTGAATAGATATgaacagacattttttcctatgacataattttaaatacataatcataataattacaaataccATTCTATGggtttttccctagttttttttgttaatgttttctctctttctctttttcgcATAATTTTTCTTAAGATTATGAGCACTAAAAAGAGATTACACACATAAcactattaaccctttaaagcctgagTGAATTGgtcagatttctttcaaaaatatggggagagGGCAAAGAGTAACTTAATAAAACATGGCCTGAATATTTGCAAAGAGTtagtaaaaaaagtcataagaaaagtacctaaaaataaggtgggaaaaaagaaagaaaatggtctagaaaaaaaaaagagaaaatacccaaaaagtgctgaaaataaaacaaaatggatttattatatatatatatatatatatatatatatatatatatatatatatatatatatatatatatatatatatatatatatatatatatatatatttctataggGACAGTAAATAATTGTAACTGCCACTTTAAtgctattgttattgtttagaaaactCACATATTTTATATGTCAGATACTGTTGTGTTGAATGTCGCACCCATCGCGCCTTTTAAGCTTTCgagatgccggcatgctgtctataatcacacactggtgaTTGTAGACTTTTTCCCCACCATTGTTTGAATCTGTCTGAAAATGCAGAGGCAGGTTAAAAAGGAACTTTGCAGCGAGCCTATGatgcaatctctgtgtaaaatgggccactgttttttttttcctgtgcttttttGCCAATTCAGGATGAGTCAGGTTACTGCTAGAAAAGGGGACTGGTTTCCTTCACTTCAGATAAATGCACAGAAGTGTGGCATCCCAGTAGCCGAATTGTGAAGGTGTACATCACGTAATTACAATGTCCAAATGTTCAGTTCGAGCTAAGGACCGTTGTTGCATGTCTCTTTCAGCAAAACAGTATGAGtatgaaaatactcaagtcaAGTATTTAAATCCAGTACTACATGATTGCATAGGTATTTTCCGCCTCTGCCTTGGTGTAAAAGCAGAGCTCTCTGGTTGCTTATTTGAGAACATCCAGTGAATTTCCACCAGAGCTTCCTGCCCTTGTAAAGGGAAGTCCACTCCGCATGTTGCGGTGCAGAGATCCTTAACCTGTCTGCAAGCGAACGAAAACTGAGATTTCAATCGGTTCGACCTCAGACGCGGCTGGCAGGACGCAGCGTGTTGGAATTTCAACAACATAATTCAATTTGTGCCTGTTAATACATTTACTGCCGTCAGATCTGTGTCCTGTATTTACGTAGCTGGAATAACACTTAAGCTTGTGCCGTGAGGCCGCCACTCGGTACGTAATAAAGAGAAGCGGCGCTGTGCTGAAGGGGGCTGCTGGTTTAATGTGCGTCTTCCCTCTGCACACGGTTGGGTCTTTTTACACCCCCCTTTAGACTCCTGAGCTGAAGcctcatgttttgtttggcGCCCATCGGTGTAGTCAGCTGGTCAACACATCTTGGCCTTTTAGAAatcccttttttcttcttctttttgatgAAATGTAGCACTGTCTGAGGCACACAAACAGCGTCAGTGGGCGGCTGTTGAATCACACCCGAGGacaaacatggaaaatgttCCCTGCCTCCTCCGCTTCCCTGTTTTCTAGGAATGTAAGGAAAACGACACAGGTTATTATCctattatatatgtattaaaCAAAGTGTCAGAGTACATGCAGTGGTTTTTAAAACAGGTAAAGAGGATTCGGTAAATTGACATTGAGAATAttgaataaaaatgcaaaaatataagtTTGTGATGGACACATGGCATGAAGCTGCAATCCAATAACTGCACCAAGAAAACACAAGTCAGTTCAGTCTCTGacataaaaaatcaccagaaactCCTCCACTTatgttcttatttttgttcatgGAAATATTCAGTGTCTTTGTCTCAGTTTAAACCTCATAGTGCaaatttgtgtctgtttgcatcTTGCACTGACttaatttgcaaatactatCTCTAAGATCCATGTTGTATCAAgtctgaaaatctgaaaatatggTTGTACAAAGTATGTCACCCTTTAAAAaccttcttttaaaaacatggtaagaaggctataggcaacaaaagacaaaaatgacacaaaattagcaagaaattaggaaaacgTGCTGGAAAATTATTACATgcaatttgccaaaaaacaaaatcaaccaaactatcaaacaaaaaataatcctctaaatctactaatttattgcaatttgtgtagCACTTTTTATCAatttgctcactgcctttccCCCCAGGTTTTAGAATGAAATTGCAACAATGTGTACacggttcaaaggtttaaatatttgttaaaggcatcttaaagcagccaaaaaagtaatgtaatttCATGTGTCAAAGGCTTAATATACACATATGATaatacaatggaaaaaaatccagcattgccttatttaaactttttttatgttctcGTATCCTctctcatctccctctctgcatTCCTACACTTGTATATTTAGCGTAattcatctatctatctatctatctatctatctatctatctatctatctatatatatatatatatatatatatatatatatatatatatatatatatatatatatatatattagaattACTGCTGACTCTATGTATATATTAGAATTACTGCTGActtgaaacatgttttctttacatatCTGCATATTTCGGTCACTTTATTCTGTGTGTACTTTGTAGCACATCAGTAGCTCTAATATTGTTGGTCATTATGTTGATTTTCTCTGTGCCTTTTAGAAGCCTGGCAATCCCACTTTAATTGTGTGgctgcctaaacttaaccataaCTAAACCACAATTTATTTGCCTTGTCTAATCCTCATCCACGATCCTTTCCAGACCTCAAACAAATAGTTAAAGACTCCAAAATTTAAAACGAGTACTGTTACACTGTACTTTGAGAAACTGTATGAAAGAGAATAAATAAGAAACTATTCTGAATATGTTTTAGCTGAGAGATTACTGGCAGGTTTACCACATAGCTTtgaaatgttgacaaaaatttTTCTTCATTCCTAAAACACCTTACTGATCCATATGGGTTTCATCCAAAAACAACCTCTTTAGCACCATTTAACACCTCCTGCATACGAGCTCCGCCCGTCCCATCAGTGACGACTATCTGACATCTAGGAATGAAAGATAAGATTTAAACAAAACCGTCTGTCTCCTGAAACCACACAAGGCCTTTCAGACGGTCATAAAAACAGGGTGTAGATAATTCTCAAACGCCAGACTTTTTAGAAACCACAGACATGGTTTTCAATAAGTCCACGGCACTTCCCATGATCCGAACTGCCCAGCTGCACATTACCAAGACTAAAATAACCTTAACAATTTAATGACATCAAATTATACGTCTAGCCATCAAAGTTTTATAATGTGCTGAAAATCATGTCGGTAAAATCTCAAATCCCTGACAAACTTACtgtgcttaaccctttaaaacctggatcgacatcagatttcatgtgctgcgttcagacgcctttcacacgCTATTTGACCCTTCCTTCGAaaatatggggggaaaaaaaacaatgaccaacttggcaagaaatctcCCACAAACTGAAAGAAGTGGTAAAAactagaaagaaaattaccaagaaaattatctcaaaattatttttaaaatgatgttacagaaaaaatatcataaaatctattaattttgaaattttaaattacattgtctttttttttattttcaggtaattttcttgtgaattttttactatctttttgcaaatttttcagGCCATGTTttgtcaagttgctctttgccctctccccatgtttttgaaagacatcaaaccaatttacgtAGGTTTTAAGGGTTGATAGGGTTATGTTTGATCCATTTTTTGTGCTCATAAGCTTATTCGCAGCCTCTGCTTCTTAGCTCATTGGAGGACATAGCTGCTTTTCTTTAGACATTTCTGGAATAGCCGATGACAGGAAATTATCCGTGTCACAAACCCAAAACGTTAATTTGTCAACACCTTTGCTCTGACTCAAATGCCACCTGCATAATTTACATTTCATATGGATCTTATGCAAACCCAGGTGTGCAGAGCTCCTGCAGCACCCATCTGGCACCCGTAATTAGGGCGGATTGTAATTATGCTGCCATCCAGCAAGAGATCAAATCAAGTTCCACCTCGGGGCCTTGGGAGCAGATCCAAAAAAATACTTCCAAACTTCACTTTCTGATTGACACGTCGACAAGGAGCTGCTGCCacggacacacaaacacttgaggaatcatttgtttgcttttttgcgCTAATCCCAAAGTTAAATCCCATATTGGAGATTGTTGCAACAATACCACGAGAGGACGGCTTTTATCTCTGAGTATCTGACACCACAAAGAGCCTCATGGGTGAGTAATCCCTCCGTGTTGTTTTAAAGGGCAGTAATTTTGgattaatatttttgtcagtgtCACCTGCTCAAAGAATTCCCACTGTTTCATCGCCAGGAGTCTACTATCACGCACCATGTTGGAGATGATTTTAATTAACTTTCCACCAAAACAACACTCTTGAACACTGCGAGAGTTCTGCCCAACTgacttttaatgcttttaactaatttcctgAACACAACGGGAGACGCTGTGATCGGGAAATGATTCAACGTGGCCAATCCAGCGCGTCCAGAATGGTATAAAAGAGGATGATACGATCTGTGGGTCAGAACGACAGCTTCACGAAGCCAGTGCCTTGCAAGATCTTCACCATGAGACAATCACTCATGTCCGTCATCTTTGCCGCAGCGCTCTTTTTCGAGTGCTATGCTCTGTCAGTGGCGATACCCATGGGCAAGACTGATGATGGCTCCTTGGAGCAGGATACTTTGGCCTCGCTGTTGAGCGACGAAGCGCCAGAAAACTTCAGCGAAGCAGATCTGGCTCCTGTGGGTAAAACCAGAGGGCCGAGGGTGATCGTCATCGCCGATCCGAGCCTGTGGAGGGACCTGCGGGTGCAACACAACGGACTGTCCCTCCACAAGCGGAGAGCTGACGACAACAGTGTGGTCATCGAGCACAGAGACGCCAGCCAGGACCTGAACATCCCCATCCTGAGGAGGGACACAATGAGATGCATGGTGGGACGGGTGTACCGGCCGTGCTGGGAAGTCTAGGACTCTGCTCGTCTAGGCGCCGAAACAGAGGACGAACGCCGCATCCTCTCCTGCCTCACACTGAGCTGCAAGATAATCCAAAAATCTATGTAtctatatttaaattattgcaGATCTGAGAATTAAAACAGCTGATTTCTGCCTTATGTCTGGTGTATGTTTGGTATTTGTCTCACCACTAAACTCTTACCTCTAAAATTAAGATCTTTAGACTTCTAGTTCTGGGAgtgtgcaaacattttttttcgtTAAGAAATAGAGACCGCAcaaattgttgttgttacttttccGTTTCCCCGCCGATTAAATAAAGAGTGTAAGCGTGTCAataagtgagctttagaggtgacGGTAGGTTTTTTCTTGAACTCTGGACAGAGCCGGGCCAGCTGTTTCCCTCTACATCCAGTGTTTATGCTAATCTAGGCTTAACAC encodes:
- the pmchl gene encoding pro-melanin-concentrating hormone, like codes for the protein MRQSLMSVIFAAALFFECYALSVAIPMGKTDDGSLEQDTLASLLSDEAPENFSEADLAPVGKTRGPRVIVIADPSLWRDLRVQHNGLSLHKRRADDNSVVIEHRDASQDLNIPILRRDTMRCMVGRVYRPCWEV